AGAAAAATATTGAAGGTATGTTTTACAGGAAGCTTGTTCATTATCAATAGCATTTACGtctttctaaaaaagaaaaaacttcaaaGCCATGACATTGTGGAGTTTTCGTAGTTAATATTGGGAGTTTTATTCATGGATTTAATGCAAttacattcatttattttttatattgcacTTTTAAATGAACCATttccttttttgtcttttttaaaatcaaaattatcatattgagacattttaatattttattgatctaGTGTAAGTACAGTTCATATGGTTTTGATTGATACAAGCAATGACTTTGCTAATTCTATAACGAAGATGGCTCCAAAGATTGCCCAATATTCTTAGAATGATGGTCATGTTATTAGTCTTTTTCCTCTAAAGAAACACATACAAATGGAAATACATACAATCACACacctaaacattaaaaaaaatataaacataactGTTAACATATGTATACACAAACTAACACACtataaccaataacaattaatttataaggacaaaaaattgaataaataaatacatacgtcaataaattatatttaaatgttCATATACAAAAATTCACGAAGTAAAGAATTGAATGAGTTTTGAAAGTAattttatacttattttattttcaatatgtTATCTGTGATTTAAAACACTACTACTTATCTACTCATTTGCACAAACTTATTAACATAATTGTTCATAGTGTATCGATGTGAGAGGTCAATGTTTTAGCTAATAAAAGCCTataattttgaaggaaaaaaaagaagaaaagaaattaggGCAAAGGCATGCaatgaaaaaagataaagtaGAGGGACTaataaaatagtataaattGTTGGAAAACtatttgcatctcatacaaatcATGTgcaacataaaagaaaaaccaaCATCTACTTTTATTATGCTTGAACATATGAgcttttgaattttctaattaGGGTTTATAGAGTCATACCTTTTGTGCATCTACTTTGCatctactttgaaaaaaatcacCAAGAACAAACTCATCAAGAACACTTAATTCATTGATCTTCACTTCAATGACCACATAATTGTCTGTAAGAGTGGACTCTCTTCCTTGACTTCAAAATTCTAGTTGTGTGCTGCTTGGAGAGttgaaaaatatgatatttcttctctttttcagtCATGTAGCCAAAGAGGGTGAGAGAGAACTTTTCTCACTTAAACCTGTAGTGTGAAGACTTAGGTTTTCATTAAATGactaatctttttttatttgtttttaacgCATAATGGATTAGCTAATGAACCAGCCTATGTGGGCTTTTTGGAGCGTGGCTTGAAGTGGGGTCGAAGGGAATTAAAaacactagttccaatgggtCTTGCAACTCCTGTTATCTTATGATAGGCCCATAGATATCATTAACcacaatttatatatttcacTATAAAGTTTTGGTTGCACTCTAAgtttctatataattttttaatctccccaagactttattaaataGCAATTAATGTGGGGATTGAAAAGGCCAAAAAAATCCTAAGTGTTGTGGGGTGAGAGAGAACCAAATCCTAGCTAAATCCCACATCACCTAGTTAAGGGCAGGGTCTTGTGCCTTATACGGAGACCTTGGACTCCAACTGGTATGAACCTTCTAAAACCATAAGGGGCAACCCAAAGTGGACAATATCATGTCAATGATGAGCTAGGGCGTGACAATTAAACTTTCCATGAAATCATCCATagtgaaataaatttaatggtTACTATCACTTTATAAATCCCTTCATCTTAAGTTCTTGAATCCTTAGTTTAATctcttgattatttttatattcttatgaAGACTAACTCTATTGAATATAAATtatagtaactccttactaaaatgATTAGACATAATACTCTAAGTAATTAGTTCCAATTAAATCTTTTACAAGGGGATGTTTCATGTCCCTTTTTTCAAGATTATGAATTCCTCTTGAGGAATAATGCTTCCAACACGCTACATGTGATTATCCAATATACAAAGGTATTGACCGAACAAGATCTCACTTTGAAATAGAAgcaatgaaatttatttgttcAAGTAACAGTAACTAGTTGaacaaaaaatctcatagtagCCCAATTCAATGTATCCCAAGCACTTGAGACACATCAACATATCAATCAAAAGTCTCTAATTTCACGAtcaaaataattatcataattgaCATGCTATTGTATTTGTAGATGGAATGCCCAAATTTCATAGACTATGAGCTAAGAtttatgagtttacaaagaacttttGATCTTCTATATGTGAACATCGTTCTCATACTTAAATCACACATAATGCATCTTATGAAATGCACGTAATGTCCAATAACTTATGCACAAgtagtctaaaaaaaaaaaaaactttcttaagTCCTAACATAGAAGTCATTATAATGGACTAAAAATTCAGATATAAAgccatacaaaattttcccaaaataatttgaaattgtaATGATTTTAGATTCACATGAAATGACTTCATTTACTTGTGTAGCAAGGTCGAGGAAAGTCATTATTGAGTCAATTTTAAGAGTGATTCTAGGAAGATGATTACGAAATCATTTGAGAAACTACATTGAAACTGAATACGCTCTCCAATGTTAATGCgtttcatgttttttttaagtagacatgtgattgaattttaaaacaagtacCTAAGGAACAATACCTAATTaggtattttcttcttcttctttttcctatGTATGTGTTAAACCCCATTTAGAAAACAAGTGAGAAACTGCGGAACTACAACCACTCCCACTTCTTAATTCTCACCCTTAATTTTAGACTTCTAAatgtttgaagaaattaaatcaagcttctctctctctctctctctctctctctctctctctctctcttttcacaCGAACTCTCATACTTGTACTAGTACGTGGGCAGAATAGGGTCAGTGATTCCTACTGCTTTGTTGGCAGGCACTGAAATCGGTGTTAAAGAGATTCAATCAGCAGCTGCTTTTTTTGATCATTACAAGCTTTCCATTTACATTGTATTGGTTAGCTCGCCCAAGCTTGATCCTAATGGTACACTTATGTATATCCATTGTTCCTTTAGCAAATTCTGATTTaggtttgtgttattttgatgATTGGTAGAGTTTTTGTTTGTCAAGGATTAAAATCATCCATGCTGGTAACCTATTTTCCATGCCCTCTTGGATATTAAGAAAGCTAAAAGTTTTACGTACTTGGATTTCATCGAAGTTGTAGAGTAATGCAAAGTGGGAGTTCACctgagtttgaaatttttttaacagcTTCATGGATACTCTGGAATTATATGAACACAAAATGGAGAGGAGAAATGCTCCCACAAGCTAAACTAGCTTGGAAGAACACTACAGCCTGCAAGTATGTTGAAGGAAAGCTCTTGACAGAAGCTCATCCTGGTAATATCTACCTACAAACAAATTTACTTAGTAGGGATTGcatttatttttcacaataataaCGGGTCAGTGGTTGTAACTGATAATGAGAAAGTTACATGACTAGAAGAAAATCAATGGATGATAGCCCAAGCTCTTATTTAGACTTTGCTTTTTTGCCCTGAATTGGGTATTATATGAAATCTTCAGGTGGAATGCTCCAATGCTCAAGTATTGGCATGAATTAACTGAGATGACAATGTTCTCAACGAACTTGGTGACTTAATGAAGATGATTCAAGATCAAGAGTTGAGACAAActttcaataatattattttaaactacaaaattcatgtgaattggatgttatttgccatttaattcataaatctatcttttatgcattattttaaattacaaaaacttgaatttaaataattaattgatgacataactatttatctttgatcaccttgaaattttgcaagtatggagaataaacgaagataatgtaatctaacggtgaatttgtcaaaatttgtatccaattaaaaaatattaaatagtgcaacattacttaaagttacattAGGTGTAACTTTAAcccatcttttatatatatatatatatatatattcttgggGCAAGATGAGTCTCTAACATTCCTTCCATAAGAGTCTACATGATACATATAACCAAAACCGTAGTTTATTTCTACTTCCTCTTTACACCTCCAAAAATGACATTTTCGTGGACTTTTAATCTTGCTCTTATTTTTTCATGGGCTTTTAAGCTTGCTCTTATGTTTTTTCCTGTTTAGGTCCAacatgatctctctctctctctctctctctctctctctctctcttttctctttttaatttttttttaaattataaaattcaagcataatttatcacaaaaatccaaatcaaattcTATAATCACACACATATAAAAGAAGGAGGCCGTAATTCTCAATTAATTCCACAAAACTATATTAAATGAAAGTTTGAAAACATATTTAAACAATAATCCATTAATCTTTAGCATATATAATAGTCACAGAAATCGTATAGATTTCCAATAATTAAGAGACTAAAACTCTTATTTGACGACAACAAGAAGACGTTAtcagaaaacaaagaggaaaacacttgaggaagagaaaaaaagagatacagaccacaagaaaaaagaaattaatttgagTGTAGTACAAAAAGTTCATGAAAGCACACTTGTCACACCTCGTTATTACAAACTTGTAATAAGACCTTTGGGGAGTATTAGTCCCATAGCATTCCCATTTAAGTGCGGTAACCCACCAACTCTATTTTCTCCACTTTAATTGGAGTTTATCTGTTTTtgactttatagtttatattgcgaggtaaaaaataaaatgttaaaaaaaaaaaaaacaaacaaaaggttgagatagtttaaaaaaaaaaaaaaaaaaaacttaaattgatTGGAAGATTTCCGAATCCCAACAGAACAAGAGTACATGAAAATACAAACATCAAAACctcatataaataaaagaataatttcaatctAACCGGTCCAATTAAAAACACATTAACattatctatttatattttttggctaaatattaGGAACATTATCTAAATATCAGTAATACTTAGTCTGACTAAAACTAGTCAAGAGAAGGAACAGTCTATATAATTTTAACTCAAACCCTCTATTTCTACCTTTTATTTCTACCTTCTCTACAACTTCAAAATTTCTCGTTGGTTTTTCTCTATTTGCCTCCAACATGATCTTCAAGAAACAATGTGTTGATGGAAAAGTGGTGTTAGTTCCTGTGGTGTTAATTCCTGTCCTGCAGGAACAAGAAAGAGGATGCATGAGGATGAGTTTTGGTGCGCACTACACCCCTAAGGACAAAGCAGGAAACCCTCAATCTGAAGGCGATGACGCTCACTTTATCTGTGCGGAGAAGAACACTATTGGCGTGGCCGATGGTGTTGGCGGTTGGGCTAGATATGGCGTAGACGCTGGAATATACTCACGCCAACTGATGTCGAATGTTGTGACCGCAGTCCAAAAGCAACAAACACCACTCAATCGTATCGTGGACCTAAGACAAGCTTTGGAGGAAGGTTTCTTGAATACCAAGGCTATGGGTTCATCCACGGCTTGTATTGTGACTTTCAAGGATTATTATTTACGTGCTATCAACGTGGGAGACAGTGGGTTTATGATTTTCAGTAACAGTATATGTGTGTATAAATCGCCGATACAACAACATGGTTTTAACTATCCGTACCAGTTGGGAAATATCATGACATGTGATAAGCCATGTTCAGCTATTGTAACAACAGTGGAACGTTTATTACCTGGAGACATTATAGTTCTTGGTACTGATGGTCTTCTAGACAATATGTTCACTGCAGAAATCGAAGATATTATCAGTAAGGGCACTTTGGAAGGTGTAAACACAGAGAAGTTGGCTTCCACTATTGCACACTTGGCATTGTTTAATTCCATGGATAAAAATGTCGATAGCCCATTTGCACTAGCTGCTCGGCTGGCTGGACTGAAGCACATCGGAGGAAAGAGAGATGATATTACGGTTATTGTTGGCCATGTTATTGCATAGATTGAGTTTAGGTGTgttattcatccaaaaaaaaacaaaaaaaagtttagacCTTCCGTTTTGTTTTAGTACTGTtcttatttgtaaaaaaaaaaaatgttctgcATTGAAACAGTGCTAAGCCTTTTGGCTCTTACCTCAGCTTTGTATTATGTTTTGATCATCAATAATATTCCATTCTTCACTTTGTTGGGCTCGTGGAGTTTAGTTTTATGAATGTTACAGTTTTAAATGggatatttttgttaacttaGATATTATACAAGTTAGatgttaatttgaaatttttttactagaaaAGTTAATTTCAGATTCTGAGTTTGTTAATGTAGAAACTAGAGATtgcatgttttattttttatttttttggaagtgGTAGAAACAACTATTCTCATTGCTTGTTCCATAatttataaaaaggaaaatcgTGTTACATATTATCATTGTATATTTTGTACGCACTCTTTGCGAaatagtgaaatcgtgttttgaaATAACGAATTAATAGttttaattgaaattgtgtttgtgaAAGTACAATTTTAGCCCACGTGGCAATGTGAATTCCACAAGAGCAACTACAAGCAATGGGAATTTCAGAGACCTTAACAAGTTATACATGGGACATGTTAAAGCATTTTACACCTAGGAAGCACGGGTGCAGGGGTGCCGTCGGCGTAGTTGCACGCGCATCTGTGGCTGagtccttattattattattttcaatttgggtgccgaaatatgcctaaatacgtgtcaaaaacaaaaacttaaagacTCAGGAAAACTTGTACAACTTACATTGGTGAGTTTGATCTAGCAGTGATTAGTTATTTTGAGGGATTTGAGAGTGAGAAGTGGAGAAGAAATACAAGGTGGCCAACGTAAAATGAAGAACAGAGACCCAGagaaaagtgatttttttttctcaaataacattaaatatcaaaaatttagttagttgtcaCGTTTCAAAACAATGATGGAAAATAGCATCTCAagtgtctaaaactcgagtttttaagtcTCGGTTTGTAAGCGGTGGGAGCTGGTGTGGATGAAAAATCCACGTGGAAGCTTTTAagactcaagttttaaaaacttgagtTTCACCATTCTTCGTCTCTGGGTTTCTTCATCTGCTGGCTTTCTTCAACGTTCTGCTGggtttcttctccttcttcttccttgcgttttattttttccttcttgttcGTTCTTCGATGGCAGATTTGAAGACTAGATTGTGCCTCTTCAAATCGTCTCTTCATTCTTCCTCTTCAGATCAAATCGTGCCTCTTCAAATCATCTCTTCGTTCTTGCTCTTTAGATCAGATTGTGCCTCTTCAAATTCAAATCGTCTCTGTTCTCCTTCGGACACGAGGTTCTTCAAGTACAAAatcgagtctaagagactcgGTTTTGCTTTTTGGAAGTCGActctctaagactcgagatctatgtaGCATTATATTGCCAACTCACCAAGTGGGAATCGAGTCTTTAACCCTCGAGTTTTAGATTGAAATCgagtttgtgaaactcgagatgctagtttgcaACATTCTTTCAAACCCATCATAACTTACGATATGCTTCCTCCTCACACTTCTACTCTGAAAATATCCCTAGAGAAAAGTAGAAAGCAAAgaaagtggaagatgaagacGAGAGATTATAAAGGGGAAGTGGAAGTGTTAGAAAACGTGTGGAGtagaaaaggtaaaaaataataaaatatatataaacgtGTGAATGGGTGAATGGTAAAGAGAAAAcgaaaaaataatatagaatacaaaaaaatgttggaattatatatatatatatatatatatatatatatataaagcagaAACTTCATTCAGAAGATTATGAGGTCCTCCTACCAAGTGgtgctctaattttgcatttaacattttttttacatttacatCTTTcattacgttttttttttttttttaacccaaatgttcacattaacttattttactgttatcttaTTAATATCTGATTAATTGCTTGAGCTTACACCACACCTTTTTCTATTCTTCATATCTTTTAGTACACCTacaattttagtatttaaaagaaaaaagcaaaataaataacaataattaaggactaataataactaaccacatAAGGCCttgaagagagatagagagacataaaaatgttatagattgTCAAATAAAACGcactatttcactatatattaccaaaataaaatacttgagactgaaaaaacatttgaaagagagagaaagagtaagAGTCAGGGTTATCACATCTGCTATACTGGCcttccaccaccatcaagatGCTGGAACCTCtatgggtaattttttttctttaatctacttaaaattaggggcttaaatatgatttaggtttgggtaatttTGTTGGattgatattttttgttttgggtatataattagagagaatatttggagCACCATGCAAAgccatattctaccatggtttaattttaaagtATCTATAAGACACATGAATATACACTTGCCCATGTCATGTCTTAATGTTGCACTATCGATGAGTAGAAGATCATGAGAGAATTAGGCATACTttcatttgaaagagagagaaagagtaagAGTCAGGGTTATCACATCTACTATACTGGCCTTCCACCACCATCTAGATGCTGGAACCTCtatgggtaattttttttctttaatctaCTTAAAATTAGGggtttaaatatgatttaggtttgggtaatttTGTTGGattgatattttttgttttgggtatataattagagagaatatttggagCACCATGCAAagtcatattctaccatggtttaattttaaagCATCTATAAGACACATGAATATACACTTGCCCATGTCATGTCTTAATGTTGCACTATCAATGAGTAGAAGATTGTGAGAGAATTAGGCAAACTTTCATTTTATGAtatgaaatatgtgaacacaacacaattTAGTTGAATTTCATGGTCTTGTTACTTTTTCCATTTATCTTTGGTTtcattattgaaaataaataaataaataaaataaaaaacttacctTGAGAAGGCTACAAATATGCCGTGAACatactaaactaatttttaatatttcaaaatgtatatgtttttttactctaatttagtttactttttttttttttttaaatatatgtataacattatCCAAAAAcatcttacataaaaaaaaaagcttgaatgacgattatatgaaaatataattaataatttataaataaaaatatatttaataattttttgataaatgtaTCCTGCCGCatccgcacccgcacccgtactctactttttcaaaaattgacaAGTTGTTGCATTGCACCCGAACCTGAACCCAAATCCGCAAatccgcacccgtgcttcctaaTTCTACTCTACCTTTCATGATCTGGATATAGTTCTATTTCTTTTATTCTCTCGGGACATAGGTTATCAAATGATCAAGACGACTCAGATATTTATTGGACTTGTCAAAGTGCATATAGTAAAGTTTCTCAACCACTAAATAATATCTCAAACATATCAAATGAATATGTTCAGGGGCACAATTTGCAGAGCTCGTGGTGCCATCCAACTAATATATCGTTTCGTAATGAATTCAAACTATTAATGGCTTTCTGTTTTGTTTGTTAGTAAGCTATCTGAATGGTTTATGTTGTGTTTATACAGAGGTGCTATATGCTATTTTGTTTACATTGTTTGATTCTcttaagtgaaaaaaatttgggaagAGTTAGAAGTGTACAAGAAGAAGCTTGCACATGTTTGAACAATTTGAAGCAATATATGCAGAGTCTAAAACAACTGGCAAACCAAAAGGAGTAAGGCCCACTAATAGAATTGGCTTCCTTGGTCTGATTGGTAAAAAAGTTGATAGCATAGAGTACTATAATGAGAAGATTATTGAACCAAACCCAAAACTGGAAATGGAACAAAAGGACACTCGTCGAGACAAGCAGCAAGATTACGCTACTGGTCTTTTTCACGAGCAAGGTGATTGCAGCTTCTGCAGCTCAGCGTCTACAAGCTCAAAATGTTTACAAATGGACAGTTACAAATGCTCCCGAACCTGACCAACTGATATGGACTAATCTTAAAATCAAGCGTTATCAGAGGAAAATACCGCAAGATGTCATCTATGTTATTGTGGCCATGACCATAATTTTCTTCATGATTCCATTTGGATTTAATTCTGATCTCATGACACTAGAAAATTTGAAGATATATCTACTGATGGGGATAAAACAAACATGACGGTACCACTACATGTAAAAACCGTTGTGAGAAGGTGACGGGTGATATGACTAAGGAGGACGGATTTGTCGTGGACAGACAGGTAGAGTGGATGCACATAATTTCCCCTGTCCTTCTCCGTGTTACCCCAAGTCATATTATAtgattagggctgacgtggccttGATTGTAATTCACGCCAACGTGTATATGAAGAACTCTTGCGTTACACGTTAAGCCTTAATTGAAAAttcatataaggaaaagaactctaagagatCCGGATTTTCAGGAgtcactctcctagaaggaaaggatCACTTGACCAAGGCGAGAATCTCGGCCCTAcgctactatatatactccaaaaccctcacCAAGCGAGGTAGgcacatttgactcaactctaatactttagggttgaaaagaaattctaacttgaccttcggagggtttttggccggcaccacaccagtgctctcttttaggtctctttgcTTTTGTTTGCAGGTCTGGTTCCAGTTGGAGAGTGCTCGCAACTAACTGGTGACattttcgacatcatcagttggcgccgtctgtgggaatcgagagtgaaaggaaaactgattcagcctttgctctattccaaagacaaaaagttgcatggtactcaccagaTCAATGGCGACAGTCAACAATCAGAGCGAAGAACCgcatgctacagcgctagaaagACAAGTTCAGACGCTTGCTGCTGctgttgagcgcctcactaagcagaatcacgatttggaagagcaactacggcagATGACTGGGCGCCAAAGTGCACCACAGGAGGACCAGGAAGCCGCGAGCCCGGAGGGGAGGAATGCCGTCAGGCCTGAAGGTAGCACCGTACCGACAAGACCGGAGCAgccggagacaaacccgccatcCGCCTCGGACTCCCGGCCACCTTATATCACAGCCAAGATGCAGGAGATGAAGGAACacatggatgtgatgatgaatgcccttagaggacgggtatccagcaacttggatgacctagtccatagaatgGATTCACCTTTCACAGCGCTGGTGAACTCATGCcccgttcctccaaagtttcgcatgccccatgtgaaaaactatgacggatccaaagacccgttggatcacctggagtcttttagaaccctaatgcatcttcagggtgtaccagatgaaatcatgtgtagggctttcCTTACtaccttgaaagggcctgcgagggattggtacagtaggTTGACACCTAATTCTATCGTCACTTTTAAGGAACTGGGCACACAGTTCGTATCgcactttattggaagtcatcggcacaagaggtctattgcgtgTATACTGGGCATTAAGCAATgagaagacgagacattaaggtcttatatagcccgctttaacaaggaatccctctcgatagacgaagCAGATGATAAGATACTTGTGGCggcattcacaaacgggctacgagaaggtaagttcttgttctctctatgcaagaatgacccaaagactatgtccgatgtatattACAGGGTGATGAAGTATATGAatgcggaggatgccttgctggccagagacgactataaaccaagaaaaaggGAACGACAGGAAGACACGAAACCAGACAGCAGACGAAAAATGCCaagaaccagagatcgacgagaagaccgaagatccaaaccaccttcgggaaggtttacaagtttcacccccctcacagccccaatcgaccaggtgttaatgcaaatcaaggatgaagGAGCCTTGACGTTCCtgggcaagttgaagggagatccaaACAAGAGGCCCCGAGatagatactgccgttttcatcgtgaccacggccatgatacgacggactgttatgacctgaagcaacagatcgaagcccttataagacaaggaaggttgcagaggttcgtgaggaaggagagaatgaATCAACAccaggagcagaatcctagacgggaaaatgaacgtcccagaccaccagtagcagacataaggatgataatagggggcaGCACTT
The sequence above is drawn from the Castanea sativa cultivar Marrone di Chiusa Pesio chromosome 5, ASM4071231v1 genome and encodes:
- the LOC142635443 gene encoding putative protein phosphatase 2C 80, with the translated sequence MIFKKQCVDGKVVLVPVVLIPVLQEQERGCMRMSFGAHYTPKDKAGNPQSEGDDAHFICAEKNTIGVADGVGGWARYGVDAGIYSRQLMSNVVTAVQKQQTPLNRIVDLRQALEEGFLNTKAMGSSTACIVTFKDYYLRAINVGDSGFMIFSNSICVYKSPIQQHGFNYPYQLGNIMTCDKPCSAIVTTVERLLPGDIIVLGTDGLLDNMFTAEIEDIISKGTLEGVNTEKLASTIAHLALFNSMDKNVDSPFALAARLAGLKHIGGKRDDITVIVGHVIA